In Xanthomonas sacchari, a genomic segment contains:
- a CDS encoding GNAT family N-acetyltransferase: MSRIRWLRRLDAVTAGDWDALHDGRNPFVAHAFLAGLEQHGCLRPDWGWSPLHLTVWDGETLVAAAPGYLKSNSHGEFVFDHAWAHAYARYGQDYFPKWLCAVPYSPVTGPRLLARDPAARQELLAAMQALTESSGLSSAHVNFHRAEEDAAFGADWLERNDVQYQWHNAAGWSGFDDYLGAMDHKHRKNIRQERAKVQRAGICFRVLHGDEASAADLQAMYGFYLRTFDNYGNSPALTLDFFSHLARTMPRNLLIFLAMHEDTPVAGAFCLRGGDTLYGRYWGGEPLPGLHFETCYYQGIEYCLREGLTRFEPGAQGQHKIARGFLPRLVRSRHWIADPGFRVPLAEWCAQERADVRQHAAALQRHSPFRHDA, encoded by the coding sequence ATGAGCCGGATCCGCTGGCTGCGCCGGCTCGACGCGGTCACCGCGGGCGACTGGGACGCCCTGCACGACGGCCGCAACCCTTTCGTCGCCCACGCCTTCCTGGCCGGCCTCGAGCAGCACGGCTGCCTGCGCCCGGACTGGGGCTGGAGTCCCTTGCATCTCACCGTCTGGGACGGCGAGACCCTGGTCGCGGCCGCGCCCGGGTACCTGAAAAGCAACTCGCACGGCGAATTCGTGTTCGACCATGCCTGGGCGCATGCCTACGCGCGCTACGGCCAGGACTACTTTCCCAAGTGGCTGTGCGCGGTGCCCTACTCGCCGGTGACCGGGCCGCGGCTGCTGGCGCGCGACCCGGCGGCGCGGCAGGAGCTGCTGGCGGCGATGCAGGCGCTGACCGAAAGCAGCGGTCTGTCCTCGGCCCACGTCAATTTCCACCGCGCCGAGGAGGACGCCGCCTTCGGCGCCGACTGGCTGGAGCGCAACGACGTGCAGTACCAGTGGCACAACGCCGCCGGCTGGAGCGGGTTCGACGACTACCTGGGCGCGATGGACCACAAGCACCGCAAGAACATCCGCCAGGAGCGCGCCAAGGTGCAGCGCGCCGGCATCTGCTTCCGCGTGCTGCACGGCGACGAGGCCAGCGCCGCCGACCTGCAGGCGATGTACGGGTTCTATCTGCGCACCTTCGACAACTACGGCAATTCGCCGGCGCTGACCCTGGACTTCTTCTCGCATCTTGCGCGAACGATGCCGCGCAACCTGCTGATCTTCCTGGCGATGCACGAAGACACCCCGGTAGCCGGTGCGTTCTGCCTGCGCGGCGGCGACACCCTGTACGGTCGCTACTGGGGCGGCGAGCCCCTGCCCGGCCTGCACTTCGAGACATGCTACTACCAGGGCATCGAGTATTGCCTGCGCGAAGGCCTGACCCGCTTCGAGCCGGGCGCGCAGGGCCAGCACAAGATCGCCCGCGGCTTCCTGCCGCGGCTGGTGCGCAGCCGCCATTGGATCGCCGACCCCGGCTTCCGCGTGCCGCTGGCCGAGTGGTGCGCGCAGGAGCGCGCCGATGTCCGCCAGCATGCGGCGGCGCTGCAGCGCCACTCGCCGTTCCGCCACGACGCCTGA
- the aat gene encoding leucyl/phenylalanyl-tRNA--protein transferase, translated as MRRLPVLLAADPAAPFPPPSSALREPDGLLAVGGDLTPTRLLAAYAQGIFPWYSDGEPILWWSPDPRTVFRSDGVRLSSRFRRSLRRSPWTVRADTAFAQVIDACAQLPRRGQDGTWITAPMRDAYLALYQAGHAHSVEVFDGNALVGGIYGVARGRMFFGESMFSARSGGSKVALAALARRLHGWGWPLIDAQVENDHLLSLGAERWPRARFLGAIAPLVAAPAETGPWTLRFGTLAALELAQG; from the coding sequence ATGCGTCGTCTCCCTGTCCTGCTCGCGGCCGATCCCGCCGCCCCGTTCCCGCCGCCGTCCAGCGCCCTGCGCGAGCCGGACGGCCTGCTCGCGGTCGGCGGCGACCTGACGCCGACCCGCCTGCTCGCGGCCTATGCGCAGGGCATCTTCCCCTGGTACTCCGACGGCGAGCCGATCCTGTGGTGGAGCCCGGACCCGCGCACCGTGTTCCGCAGCGACGGCGTGCGCCTGTCCTCGCGCTTCCGCCGCAGCCTGCGGCGCTCGCCATGGACGGTACGCGCCGACACCGCCTTCGCTCAGGTGATCGACGCCTGCGCGCAACTCCCGCGCCGCGGCCAGGACGGCACCTGGATCACCGCACCGATGCGCGACGCCTACCTGGCCCTGTACCAGGCCGGCCACGCGCATTCGGTGGAAGTGTTTGACGGCAACGCCCTGGTCGGCGGCATCTACGGGGTGGCGCGCGGGCGCATGTTCTTCGGCGAGAGCATGTTCAGCGCCCGCAGCGGCGGTTCCAAGGTGGCGCTGGCGGCGCTGGCGCGGCGCCTGCATGGCTGGGGCTGGCCGTTGATCGACGCGCAGGTGGAGAACGACCACCTGCTCAGCCTGGGCGCCGAACGCTGGCCGCGCGCGCGGTTCCTGGGCGCCATCGCCCCGTTGGTGGCGGCGCCGGCCGAGACCGGGCCGTGGACGTTGCGATTCGGGACGCTGGCGGCCCTGGAACTGGCCCAGGGCTGA
- the infA gene encoding translation initiation factor IF-1: protein MSKDDSIEFEGTVSETLPNTTFRVKLENGHEIIAHISGRMRKNYIRILTGDRVKVEMTPYDLTKGRITYRMK, encoded by the coding sequence ATGTCGAAAGACGACTCCATCGAATTCGAAGGCACCGTCAGCGAGACGTTGCCCAATACCACGTTCCGGGTCAAGCTCGAAAACGGGCACGAAATCATCGCCCACATCTCCGGCCGCATGCGCAAGAACTACATCCGCATCCTGACCGGCGACCGGGTGAAGGTCGAAATGACCCCGTACGACCTGACCAAGGGTCGCATCACCTACCGCATGAAGTAA
- the clpA gene encoding ATP-dependent Clp protease ATP-binding subunit ClpA, with product MFSKDLEQTIGQCYKRAREARHEFMTVEHLLLALLDNPSAQAVLKACGADVDRLRSDLEQAIDASVARLADDDGRDTQPTLGFQRVLQRAVYHVQSSGKKEVSGANVLVAIFGEKDSHAVYFLNQQDITRLDIVNYLSHGIAKMGEDGEHPAPADGEPKGEAGEGEAKGDALAEYATNLNEQARNGRIDPLVGRGDEIERTIQVLCRRRKNNPLYVGEAGVGKTAIAEGLAKRIVEGSVPEVLADAVIFSLDLGALVAGTKYRGDFEKRLKGVLTSLKKVPNAVLFIDEIHTIIGAGSASGGTMDASNLIKPALSSGELRCIGSTTFQEYRGIFEKDRALARRFQKIDIVEPTVGETFEILQGLKPKYEAHHGVTYADDALQAAVDLSVKHIGDRLLPDKAIDVIDEAGARQRLLPEGQRKELIDIEEIETIVAKMARIPAKQVSATDKDVLQHLERNLKMVIFGQDPAIETLSSSIKLARSGLGNPEKPIGNFLFSGPTGVGKTEVTKQLALQLGIELVRFDMSEYMEPHSISRLIGAPPGYVGFDQGGLLTEKIVKTPHCVLLLDEVEKAHPDIFNILLQVMDRGVLTDTNGREANFKNVILVMTTNAGATQASRRSIGFTQQDHSTDAMEIIRRSFTPEFRNRLDAVVQFQPLAFSHILRVVDKFVIELEMLLQEKHVSLSATPTARDWLAQHGFDPLMGARPMARVIQDKVKRPLADELLFGKLVNGGRVTIDVRDGELVVDTQAEPERLLPATVD from the coding sequence ATGTTCAGCAAAGATCTCGAGCAGACCATCGGCCAGTGCTACAAGCGCGCCCGGGAAGCCCGTCATGAGTTCATGACGGTGGAGCACCTGCTGTTGGCACTGCTCGACAATCCCTCCGCCCAGGCTGTGCTCAAGGCCTGCGGCGCCGACGTCGACCGCCTGCGCAGCGACCTGGAACAGGCCATCGACGCCTCGGTCGCACGCCTGGCCGACGATGATGGCCGCGACACCCAGCCGACCCTGGGCTTCCAACGCGTGCTGCAGCGGGCGGTCTACCACGTGCAGTCGTCGGGCAAGAAGGAGGTCAGCGGCGCCAACGTGCTGGTGGCGATCTTCGGCGAGAAGGACTCGCATGCGGTGTACTTCCTGAACCAGCAGGACATTACCCGCCTGGACATCGTCAACTACCTGTCCCACGGCATCGCCAAGATGGGCGAGGACGGCGAGCACCCCGCGCCGGCCGATGGCGAGCCCAAGGGCGAGGCGGGCGAGGGCGAGGCCAAGGGCGACGCCCTGGCCGAGTACGCCACCAACCTGAACGAACAGGCCCGCAACGGCCGCATCGACCCGCTGGTGGGCCGCGGCGACGAGATCGAGCGCACCATCCAGGTGCTGTGCCGCCGGCGCAAGAACAACCCGCTATACGTGGGCGAGGCCGGCGTCGGCAAGACCGCCATCGCCGAGGGCCTGGCCAAGCGCATCGTCGAGGGCAGCGTCCCCGAGGTGCTGGCCGACGCGGTGATCTTCTCGCTCGACCTGGGCGCGCTGGTCGCCGGCACCAAGTACCGCGGCGACTTCGAGAAGCGCCTGAAGGGCGTGCTGACCTCGCTGAAGAAGGTGCCCAACGCGGTGCTGTTCATCGACGAGATCCACACCATCATCGGCGCCGGTTCCGCCTCCGGCGGCACCATGGACGCGTCCAACCTGATCAAGCCGGCGCTGTCCTCGGGCGAGCTGCGCTGCATCGGCTCGACCACGTTCCAGGAGTACCGCGGCATCTTCGAGAAGGACCGTGCGCTGGCGCGGCGCTTCCAGAAGATCGACATCGTCGAGCCGACCGTGGGCGAAACCTTCGAGATCCTGCAGGGACTCAAGCCCAAGTACGAGGCGCACCACGGCGTGACCTACGCCGACGACGCGCTGCAGGCGGCGGTGGACCTGTCGGTCAAGCACATCGGCGACCGGCTGCTGCCGGACAAGGCGATCGACGTGATCGACGAGGCCGGCGCGCGCCAGCGGCTGCTGCCGGAAGGCCAGCGCAAGGAACTGATCGACATCGAGGAGATCGAGACCATCGTCGCCAAGATGGCGCGGATCCCGGCCAAGCAGGTCAGCGCCACCGACAAGGACGTGCTGCAGCACCTGGAGCGCAACCTGAAGATGGTGATCTTCGGCCAGGATCCGGCGATCGAGACGCTGTCCTCGTCGATCAAGCTGGCGCGCTCGGGCCTGGGCAATCCGGAGAAGCCGATCGGCAACTTCCTGTTCTCCGGCCCCACCGGCGTGGGCAAGACCGAGGTCACCAAGCAGTTGGCGCTGCAGTTGGGCATCGAGCTGGTGCGCTTCGACATGTCCGAGTACATGGAGCCGCATTCGATCAGCCGCCTGATCGGTGCGCCCCCGGGCTACGTCGGCTTCGACCAGGGCGGTCTGCTGACCGAGAAGATCGTCAAGACCCCGCACTGCGTGCTGCTGCTGGACGAGGTGGAGAAGGCGCATCCGGACATCTTCAACATCCTGTTGCAGGTCATGGACCGCGGCGTGCTTACCGACACCAACGGGCGCGAGGCCAACTTCAAGAACGTGATCCTGGTGATGACCACCAACGCCGGCGCCACCCAGGCCTCGCGGCGCTCGATCGGCTTCACCCAGCAGGACCACTCCACCGATGCGATGGAGATCATCCGCCGCAGCTTCACCCCGGAGTTCCGCAACCGCCTGGACGCGGTGGTGCAGTTCCAGCCGCTGGCCTTCAGCCACATCCTGCGCGTGGTCGACAAGTTCGTGATCGAGCTGGAGATGTTGCTGCAGGAGAAGCACGTGTCGCTGTCGGCGACCCCGACCGCGCGCGACTGGCTGGCTCAGCACGGCTTCGACCCGCTGATGGGCGCGCGGCCGATGGCGCGGGTGATCCAGGACAAGGTCAAGCGCCCGCTGGCCGACGAGCTGCTGTTCGGCAAGCTGGTCAACGGCGGCCGCGTCACCATCGACGTGCGCGACGGCGAGCTGGTGGTCGACACCCAGGCCGAGCCCGAGCGCCTGCTGCCGGCGACGGTGGACTGA
- the clpS gene encoding ATP-dependent Clp protease adapter ClpS → MPRKNSPEHDHGVVVETGKPEIARPPMYQVLLLNDDYTPMDFVVTVLQQFFALDLERATQVMLHVHTRGRGVCGVYTREVAESKVAQVNEFSRMNQHPLLCTMEKA, encoded by the coding sequence ATGCCCCGCAAGAATTCCCCCGAACACGACCATGGCGTCGTGGTGGAGACCGGCAAGCCGGAGATCGCCCGCCCGCCCATGTATCAGGTGCTGCTGCTGAACGACGACTACACCCCGATGGACTTCGTGGTGACCGTGCTGCAGCAGTTCTTCGCCCTGGACCTGGAACGCGCCACCCAGGTGATGCTGCACGTGCATACCCGCGGCCGCGGGGTGTGCGGGGTGTATACCCGCGAGGTGGCTGAATCCAAGGTGGCTCAGGTGAACGAATTCTCGCGGATGAACCAGCATCCCCTGTTGTGCACGATGGAAAAAGCCTGA
- a CDS encoding NUDIX hydrolase, whose translation MTAAAAPWQPDVTVATVVVRDGRLLQVEEAIAGALVLNQPAGHLEPDESLVQAAVRETLEETGWHVRPTAFIGAYQWKADNGRHYLRFAFAADAVAHDAQRPLDTGIVRALWMTPAALEAAAPRWRSPLVWQVVADFLAGRRYPLDLLRQVA comes from the coding sequence ATGACGGCGGCCGCGGCCCCCTGGCAGCCCGACGTGACCGTGGCCACGGTGGTGGTGCGCGACGGGCGCCTGCTGCAGGTCGAGGAAGCGATCGCCGGAGCGCTGGTGCTGAACCAGCCGGCGGGCCATCTGGAGCCGGACGAGAGCCTGGTCCAGGCCGCGGTGCGCGAGACGCTGGAGGAAACCGGCTGGCACGTGCGGCCGACCGCGTTCATCGGCGCCTACCAGTGGAAGGCCGACAACGGCCGCCACTACCTGCGCTTCGCCTTCGCCGCCGATGCGGTCGCGCACGATGCGCAGCGGCCGCTGGACACCGGCATCGTGCGTGCGCTGTGGATGACCCCGGCCGCGCTGGAGGCCGCCGCGCCGCGCTGGCGCAGCCCCCTGGTGTGGCAGGTGGTGGCCGATTTTCTGGCCGGGCGCCGTTACCCGCTGGATCTGCTGCGGCAGGTGGCATGA
- the mnmA gene encoding tRNA 2-thiouridine(34) synthase MnmA, translating to MNGAAVMVGVSGGVDSSVAAWQLAQQGATVSGLFMQNWADDGSGDCRADEDRRDAVAVCGRLGIPFHFRDFSQEYWQGVFAHFLAEYAAGRTPNPDVLCNREVKFKHFLDAARDLGAERIATGHYARVDCVGGRWRLLRGLDRNKDQSYFLHQLGQAQLAATLFPVGELPKEQVRRIAREAGLPTHAKKDSTGICFIGERDFRAFLGRYLPARRGEIRDPHEQVVAEHPGVFYFTLGQREGLNIGGVRGRAAAPWYVVGKDVARNVLYVDQDRDSPYLMAGRLRSETAHWIAGAPPARRFDCTAQTRYRQADEPCTVEVGDDGGLSVRFARPQRAVTPGQSLVLYQGEECLGGAVIATTDAPLERRLAQQAPAVHEDTIR from the coding sequence ATGAACGGCGCAGCGGTCATGGTCGGCGTCTCCGGCGGCGTGGATTCGTCGGTGGCGGCCTGGCAACTGGCCCAGCAGGGCGCAACGGTGTCCGGGCTGTTCATGCAGAACTGGGCCGACGACGGCAGCGGCGACTGCCGTGCCGACGAAGACCGCCGCGATGCGGTGGCGGTGTGCGGGCGGCTGGGCATCCCGTTCCATTTCCGCGACTTCTCGCAGGAGTACTGGCAAGGCGTGTTCGCGCACTTCCTGGCCGAGTACGCCGCCGGGCGCACACCGAACCCGGACGTGCTGTGCAACCGCGAGGTCAAGTTCAAGCATTTCCTGGACGCGGCGCGCGACCTCGGCGCCGAGCGCATCGCCACCGGCCACTACGCGCGGGTGGATTGCGTCGGCGGCCGCTGGCGGCTGCTGCGCGGGCTGGACCGCAACAAGGACCAGAGCTACTTCCTGCATCAGTTGGGCCAGGCGCAACTGGCCGCGACCCTGTTCCCGGTCGGCGAGCTGCCCAAGGAACAGGTGCGCCGCATCGCCCGCGAGGCCGGCCTGCCGACCCACGCCAAGAAGGATTCCACCGGCATCTGCTTCATCGGCGAACGCGATTTCCGCGCGTTTCTGGGCCGTTACCTGCCGGCGCGGCGCGGCGAGATCCGCGACCCGCACGAGCAGGTCGTGGCCGAGCATCCGGGGGTGTTCTACTTCACCCTGGGCCAGCGCGAGGGCCTGAACATCGGCGGCGTGCGCGGCCGCGCCGCGGCGCCGTGGTACGTGGTCGGCAAGGACGTCGCCCGCAACGTGCTGTACGTCGACCAGGACCGCGACAGCCCCTACCTGATGGCCGGCCGGCTGCGGTCCGAGACCGCGCACTGGATCGCCGGGGCGCCGCCGGCGCGGCGCTTCGACTGCACCGCGCAGACCCGCTATCGTCAGGCCGACGAGCCGTGCACGGTCGAGGTCGGCGACGACGGCGGCCTGTCTGTACGCTTCGCGCGCCCGCAGCGCGCCGTCACCCCCGGGCAGTCGCTGGTGCTGTACCAGGGCGAGGAATGCCTGGGCGGCGCCGTGATCGCCACCACCGATGCCCCGCTGGAGCGCCGCCTGGCGCAGCAGGCCCCCGCCGTACACGAGGACACCATTCGATGA
- the hflD gene encoding high frequency lysogenization protein HflD: MTDSMDARMLALAGMAQALQQVRRIAETGQSEASLVRTLLDSVFRIDAPSPEAVYGRRADLAPGLRLLHNYFRNQGQDEVLPRLALAVIQLERRFAGDAATDAKVDAGLARIGPLLERHGDSTHPEVIAALGQLYADTISHLRPRVMVQGNPHYLGQAGVVAEIRALLLAAVRAAVLWRQMGGSLWDFLLAKRRMRETVDRALR; this comes from the coding sequence ATGACCGATTCCATGGACGCGCGCATGCTGGCGCTGGCGGGCATGGCCCAGGCCCTGCAGCAGGTGCGGCGCATCGCCGAGACCGGCCAGTCGGAGGCGTCGCTGGTGCGCACCCTGCTCGACAGCGTGTTCCGCATCGACGCGCCCAGCCCCGAGGCGGTCTACGGCCGCCGCGCCGACCTGGCGCCGGGCCTGCGCCTGTTGCACAACTACTTCCGCAACCAGGGCCAGGACGAGGTGCTGCCGCGGCTGGCGCTGGCGGTGATCCAGCTGGAACGGCGCTTCGCCGGCGATGCCGCGACCGACGCCAAGGTCGACGCCGGCCTCGCCCGGATCGGGCCGCTGCTGGAGCGCCATGGCGACAGCACCCACCCCGAGGTGATCGCGGCGCTGGGCCAGCTCTATGCCGACACCATCAGCCACCTGCGCCCGCGGGTGATGGTGCAAGGCAATCCGCACTACCTGGGCCAGGCCGGGGTGGTGGCCGAGATCCGCGCGCTGCTGCTGGCGGCGGTGCGCGCGGCGGTGCTGTGGCGGCAGATGGGCGGCAGCCTGTGGGATTTCCTGCTGGCCAAGCGGCGCATGCGCGAGACCGTGGACCGGGCGCTGCGCTGA
- a CDS encoding methyl-accepting chemotaxis protein: MYSRLLIRLAAPLALTLLFPIAAGFDWPAPVRWAILTTMTLSWLGFAGWTAYSQSRRSPEQAKVMREQDHLLTELRSFVGNEIEGSRSEIERARELIRQAVSGLGGSFEAMNRKSRQQSVALARIVDRAGEDGGAGVDVARFAQHASQRMEQLVEALEQVSGQSSTTVHYIDDMSQHLDGIFALLEDVKSIADQTNLLALNAAIEAARAGEAGRGFAVVADEVRNLSERSTTFNEQIRKLAHSSKDAIAKVRETVSHMASRDMDRSREARAEAAAMLDNVAAINHSLGDGMREISECGRAIDSSVAEAVRALQFEDIATQALGGVHTHLDRLTAINREAVALQELLHRNGGVFDHELIDALQRVGNRLRDMRTEWERPPHKPVAQQSMGAGTVELF; the protein is encoded by the coding sequence ATGTACTCACGCCTCCTGATCCGTCTGGCCGCCCCGCTCGCCCTGACGTTGCTGTTCCCCATCGCCGCCGGTTTCGACTGGCCGGCCCCGGTCCGTTGGGCCATCCTCACCACGATGACGCTGAGCTGGCTCGGCTTCGCCGGCTGGACCGCGTACAGCCAGAGCCGGCGCTCGCCGGAGCAGGCCAAGGTCATGCGCGAACAGGACCATCTGCTGACCGAACTGCGCAGCTTCGTCGGCAACGAGATCGAGGGCTCCCGCTCCGAGATCGAACGTGCCCGCGAACTGATCCGCCAGGCGGTCAGCGGCCTGGGCGGCAGCTTCGAGGCGATGAACCGCAAATCGCGGCAGCAGAGCGTGGCCCTGGCCCGCATCGTCGACCGCGCCGGCGAAGACGGCGGCGCCGGAGTGGACGTGGCCCGCTTCGCCCAGCATGCCAGCCAGCGCATGGAGCAGTTGGTGGAGGCGTTGGAGCAGGTCAGCGGCCAGAGCAGCACCACGGTACACTACATCGACGACATGTCCCAGCACCTGGACGGCATCTTCGCCCTGCTGGAGGACGTCAAGTCGATCGCCGACCAGACCAACCTGCTGGCGCTGAACGCGGCGATCGAAGCGGCGCGTGCCGGCGAGGCGGGCCGCGGCTTCGCGGTGGTGGCCGACGAGGTGCGCAACCTGTCCGAGCGCTCGACCACCTTCAACGAGCAGATCCGCAAGCTGGCGCACAGCTCCAAGGACGCCATCGCCAAGGTCCGCGAGACGGTCTCGCACATGGCCTCGCGCGACATGGACCGCTCCCGCGAGGCGCGGGCCGAGGCCGCGGCGATGCTGGACAACGTGGCCGCGATCAACCACTCGCTGGGCGACGGCATGCGCGAGATCTCCGAATGCGGCCGCGCCATCGACAGCAGCGTCGCCGAAGCGGTACGCGCCCTGCAGTTCGAGGACATCGCCACCCAGGCCCTGGGCGGCGTGCACACCCACCTGGACCGCCTGACCGCGATCAACCGCGAGGCCGTGGCGCTGCAGGAGCTGCTGCACCGCAATGGCGGCGTGTTCGACCACGAACTGATCGACGCCCTGCAGCGGGTCGGCAACCGCCTGCGCGACATGCGCACCGAGTGGGAGCGTCCGCCGCACAAGCCGGTGGCGCAGCAGAGCATGGGTGCCGGTACGGTCGAGCTGTTCTAA
- a CDS encoding AAA-associated domain-containing protein, whose translation MSYSASVPERAPLVRVQGVRKSYDKGGATPLVVLEDVDLTLHSGQIVGLLGRSGSGKSTLLRAIAGLLQPSAGSIAFRDAAPGQVADDIAMVFQSFALFPWLTVLQNVEVGLEARGVAADERRRRALAAIDLIGLDGYEGAYPKELSGGMRQRVGLARALVVRPKLLLMDEPFSALDVLTAETLRTDLLDLWSEGRMPIESILMVTHNIEEAVLMCDRIVIFGANPGRVIGEIEVTLPQPRNRLAPAFRALVDDIYARMTASPQRPQTREGVFPGSGIAMVLPRVSSNLLAGLIEAVAAEPYHGRADLPPLAAGLQLEVDELFPIAETLQLLRFAVFEQGDLQLTPAGQRFAELGTDARKQLFAQHLATYVPLAAHIRRVLDERPAHHAPARRFRDELEDHMSEAYAAETVQAVTSWARYAEYFAYDKQADLFSLENPS comes from the coding sequence ATGAGCTATTCCGCAAGCGTGCCCGAGCGCGCCCCGCTGGTCCGCGTGCAGGGCGTGCGCAAGAGCTACGACAAGGGCGGGGCCACGCCGCTGGTGGTGCTGGAGGACGTCGACCTGACCCTGCACTCGGGGCAGATCGTGGGCCTGCTCGGCCGTTCCGGCTCGGGCAAGTCGACCCTGCTGCGCGCCATCGCCGGGCTGCTGCAGCCCAGCGCCGGCAGCATCGCCTTCCGCGACGCCGCGCCGGGCCAGGTGGCCGACGACATCGCCATGGTGTTCCAGAGCTTCGCCCTGTTTCCGTGGCTGACCGTGCTGCAGAACGTGGAAGTGGGCCTGGAGGCGCGCGGCGTGGCCGCCGACGAACGCCGCCGGCGCGCCCTGGCGGCGATCGACCTGATCGGCCTGGACGGCTACGAGGGCGCCTACCCGAAGGAACTGTCCGGCGGCATGCGCCAGCGCGTGGGCCTGGCGCGGGCGCTGGTGGTGCGGCCGAAGCTGCTGCTGATGGACGAGCCGTTCTCGGCGCTGGACGTGCTCACCGCCGAGACCCTGCGCACCGACCTGCTGGACCTGTGGTCGGAAGGGCGCATGCCGATCGAATCGATCCTGATGGTCACCCACAACATCGAAGAGGCGGTGCTGATGTGCGACCGCATCGTCATCTTCGGCGCCAACCCGGGGCGGGTGATCGGCGAGATCGAGGTGACCCTGCCGCAGCCGCGCAACCGCCTGGCACCGGCGTTCCGCGCCCTGGTCGACGACATCTACGCACGCATGACCGCCAGCCCGCAGCGGCCGCAGACCCGCGAGGGCGTGTTCCCGGGCAGCGGCATCGCCATGGTCCTGCCGCGGGTGTCGAGCAACCTGCTGGCCGGCCTGATCGAGGCGGTGGCGGCCGAGCCCTACCACGGCCGCGCCGACCTGCCGCCGCTGGCGGCCGGCCTGCAGCTGGAAGTGGACGAACTGTTCCCGATCGCCGAGACCCTGCAACTGCTGCGCTTTGCCGTGTTCGAACAGGGCGACCTGCAACTGACCCCGGCCGGGCAGCGCTTCGCCGAGCTGGGCACCGATGCGCGCAAGCAGCTGTTCGCCCAGCACCTGGCCACCTATGTGCCGTTGGCCGCGCACATCCGCCGCGTGCTCGACGAGCGCCCGGCGCATCACGCGCCGGCGCGCCGCTTCCGCGACGAGCTGGAAGACCACATGTCCGAGGCCTACGCGGCGGAGACGGTGCAGGCGGTCACCAGCTGGGCGCGCTATGCCGAGTACTTCGCCTACGACAAGCAGGCGGATCTGTTCTCGCTGGAGAATCCGAGCTAG